Proteins encoded within one genomic window of Oryza brachyantha chromosome 7, ObraRS2, whole genome shotgun sequence:
- the LOC102704541 gene encoding uncharacterized protein LOC102704541 encodes MGSTTKPRGVALAATLIFFALLFVAGASVKLHRSERRTSAAAGDEIGCLLARKMLRVKARTGEASVTMARQDDDQRRSSRTADAVAPTTSSGGPLPAGIVHGTSNLEMEPMVGDVPEKRGGGARASKKSLLAVPVGIKNKAPVDKLVSKFPAEEFAVMLFHYDGAVEQWSDVEWHGRAVHVAAPGQTKWWFAKRFLHPDVVAEYDYVFLWDEDVEVDAFDPLRYLAVVRREGLEVSQPALGRGSEIHHGITVRSAAGGGVHRRFYRPSGPRCDGESTAPPCTGWVEMMVPVFSRAAWRCAWGMVQNDLVHAWGLDYKLGYCAGGDRTLKVGVVDSEYVFHRGVPTLGGGGGSAASAFRAAVRRRSYAEMQIFNRRWKQAVAEDASWTDPYPEH; translated from the coding sequence ATGGGTTCGACGACCAAACCGCGCGGCGTCGCGCTCGCGGCGACGCTCATCTTCTTCGCCCTCCTGTTCGTCGCCGGCGCTTCCGTTAAGCTGCATCGCTCTGAGCGCCGTACGTCGGCCGCTGCCGGCGACGAGATCGGATGTCTTCTCGCGCGCAAGATGCTGCGCGTCAAGGCGCGGACGGGGGAGGCTAGCGTGACCATGGCGCGGCAAGATGATGATCAGCGTCGGAGCAGCCGCACGGCCGACGCCGTGGCGCCGACGACGTCCAGCGGGGGTCCTCTTCCGGCCGGCATTGTGCATGGCACGTCCAACCTCGAGATGGAGCCGATGGTCGGCGACGTCCCCGAGAAGCGCGGCGGTGGGGCGAGGGCGAGCAAGAAGAGCCTCCTGGCCGTCCCCGTTGGGATCAAGAACAAGGCCCCCGTGGACAAGCTGGTGTCCAAGTTCCCCGCCGAGGAGTTCGCCGTGATGCTGTTCCACTACGACGGCGCCGTGGAGCAGTGGAGCGACGTGGAGTGGCACGGCCGCGCGGTGCACGTGGCGGCGCCCGGCCAGACCAAGTGGTGGTTCGCCAAGCGGTTCCTGCACCCGGACGTGGTGGCTGAGTACGACTACGTCTTCCTCTGGGACGAGGACGTCGAGGTGGACGCCTTCGACCCGCTCCGCTACCTCGCCGTCGTCAGGCGGGAAGGCCTCGAGGTCTCGCAGCCGGCGCTGGGGCGCGGCTCGGAGATCCACCACGGCATCACCGTCCggtcggcggccggcggcggcgtgcaccGGCGGTTCTACAGGCCGTCCGGGCCGCGGTGCGACGGCGAGagcacggcgccgccgtgcaccGGGTGGGTGGAGATGATGGTGCCCGTGTTCTCCcgcgcggcgtggcggtgCGCGTGGGGCATGGTGCAGAACGACCTCGTCCACGCGTGGGGCCTCGACTACAAGCTCGGCTACTGCGCCGGCGGAGACCGGACGCTCAAGGTCGGCGTCGTCGACAGCGAGTACGTCTTCCACCGTGGCGTCCCcaccctcggcggcggcggtggctccgccgcctccgccttccgggcggcggtgaggcggcGCTCGTACGCCGAGATGCAGATATTCAACCGGAGGTGGAAGCAGGCCGTCGCCGAGGACGCCTCGTGGACCGACCCTTACCCCGAGCATTGA